The Bacteroidota bacterium genome includes a window with the following:
- a CDS encoding co-chaperone GroES: MKELQPLNQNVLLDITEDNTEQKTKSGIIIPDTAKEKPQFAKVVAIGNVEDAEISIGDTVFYKNYAGTEIEYDGNKYLSIPYTELLAKIVETEEI; the protein is encoded by the coding sequence ATGAAAGAATTACAACCTTTAAATCAAAACGTTTTACTTGATATTACAGAAGATAATACAGAACAAAAAACAAAAAGCGGAATTATTATTCCCGATACTGCAAAAGAAAAACCACAGTTTGCAAAAGTTGTGGCAATAGGAAATGTAGAAGATGCTGAAATATCCATAGGTGATACAGTCTTTTATAAAAACTATGCAGGCACTGAAATAGAATATGATGGAAACAAATATCTTTCTATTCCTTACACTGAGTTATTAGCAAAAATAGTTGAGACTGAAGAAATATAA
- a CDS encoding glutaredoxin domain-containing protein: protein MKEINSHKELLDNIKSIDRSFLLLYKKGSEQSECSIKNINEAIKENSDVKLFTADVSKVRDIHGEYNVKTAPSLLEFEKENFKNISKGCNNPKFYNSIFENIYFTQTEGEEKPQKRVTVYSTPTCTYCGTLKSYLRKNKIRFTDIDVSKDQNAAKDMVNRSGQQGVPQTDINGQIIVGFDKSKINTLLEINA from the coding sequence ATGAAAGAAATCAATTCACACAAGGAGTTATTAGACAACATTAAAAGCATTGACAGGTCATTTTTATTACTTTACAAAAAAGGCTCTGAGCAAAGTGAATGTTCAATAAAAAACATTAACGAAGCAATAAAAGAAAATAGTGATGTAAAACTTTTTACTGCTGATGTTTCAAAAGTGAGAGATATTCATGGAGAATATAATGTAAAAACAGCTCCTTCACTTTTAGAATTTGAAAAAGAAAATTTCAAAAATATTTCAAAGGGATGTAACAACCCCAAATTTTATAATTCAATTTTTGAAAATATCTATTTTACACAAACAGAAGGAGAAGAAAAACCACAAAAAAGAGTAACGGTTTATTCAACACCAACTTGTACTTATTGTGGTACTCTAAAATCTTATTTACGAAAAAACAAAATACGCTTTACCGATATTGATGTTTCCAAAGATCAAAATGCCGCAAAAGATATGGTAAACAGAAGCGGGCAACAAGGCGTACCACAAACAGATATTAATGGACAAATAATTGTTGGTTTTGACAAAAGTAAAATTAACACTCTTTTAGAAATAAATGCATAA
- a CDS encoding DUF2851 family protein — protein sequence MKEELLHFIWKYQLLDINNLKTKEKENIQIIDQGTHNQNAGPDFLNAKVKIDNTLWAGNIEIHINASDWFAHKHQLNKGYQNVILHVVFNDNLSEQNKIRLNIPVLEISNIIDINLIEKYEEMIRSKLWIPCYNSINKVTKITKTSWLNRLIIDRLENRYEEILAIVEKNNNDWLESFYQYLVKRFGFKTNSEAMLQMAEATPLKILSKHKNELFQVEALLYGQAGMLTNYFTDSYPRKLFKEYSFLKSKYQLQNISSTNWKYSRLRPPNFPTIRIAQFSNLLFHSNKLFSKIIEAEKLSDIFDFFNKVKVSSYWQYHYQFEKFSKRKSAKKLGKKSIENIIINTIIPFLFVYGKEKNKEDIINRSIAFLEELPAEKNSILDNWEKLGFENNNAAISQALLQLKKEFCNKKKCLECGIGTSILK from the coding sequence ATGAAAGAAGAACTACTACATTTTATTTGGAAATATCAATTATTGGATATTAATAATTTAAAAACAAAAGAAAAGGAAAATATTCAAATTATAGATCAAGGCACTCATAATCAAAATGCAGGACCTGATTTTTTAAATGCTAAAGTAAAAATTGACAACACATTATGGGCAGGAAACATTGAAATTCACATAAATGCATCAGATTGGTTTGCACACAAACATCAACTCAACAAAGGCTATCAGAATGTTATACTTCATGTTGTATTTAACGACAACCTTAGCGAACAAAATAAAATACGATTAAACATTCCCGTATTGGAAATCTCAAATATTATTGACATAAATTTAATAGAAAAATATGAAGAAATGATAAGGAGTAAACTATGGATACCTTGTTATAATTCAATTAATAAAGTAACTAAAATTACAAAAACAAGCTGGCTAAACAGACTAATAATTGATAGACTTGAAAACAGATATGAAGAAATCCTTGCAATTGTAGAAAAAAATAATAATGACTGGCTTGAAAGCTTTTATCAATATCTCGTAAAAAGATTTGGATTTAAAACAAATAGTGAAGCAATGCTACAAATGGCAGAAGCAACACCCCTCAAAATATTATCAAAGCACAAAAATGAATTATTTCAAGTAGAAGCACTACTTTATGGACAAGCAGGAATGCTTACAAATTATTTTACCGACAGCTATCCAAGAAAACTTTTTAAAGAATATTCATTTCTAAAATCAAAATATCAGCTACAAAATATTTCGTCAACAAATTGGAAATACAGCAGATTGCGACCCCCAAATTTTCCAACAATAAGAATTGCACAATTTTCAAATTTACTTTTTCATTCAAACAAACTTTTTTCTAAAATTATTGAAGCAGAAAAATTATCGGATATTTTTGATTTTTTCAATAAAGTAAAAGTTTCTTCTTACTGGCAATATCATTATCAATTCGAAAAGTTTTCAAAGCGTAAATCCGCTAAAAAACTTGGAAAGAAATCTATAGAAAATATTATTATCAACACAATAATCCCATTTCTTTTTGTTTATGGAAAAGAGAAAAACAAAGAAGATATTATAAATCGCTCAATTGCATTTCTTGAAGAGCTACCTGCAGAAAAAAACAGTATTTTAGATAATTGGGAAAAGCTTGGCTTTGAGAATAATAATGCGGCTATTTCCCAAGCACTTCTTCAATTAAAAAAGGAATTTTGCAACAAGAAAAAATGTCTTGAATGTGGAATTGGAACCTCCATTTTAAAATGA
- the pyrF gene encoding orotidine-5'-phosphate decarboxylase, producing MKKKELTKQIREKKSYLCIGLDTDLKRIPSQFLKTDDPIFEFNKVIIDNTKDLCVAYKMNIAFYESLGYKGWQSLQKTVEYIPDNIFTIADAKRGDIGNTSKQYAKTFFETYDFDAITVSPYMGEDSISPFLEFDNKWVIILGVTSNKGSNDFQMLKTDGKYIYEKVLETSAKWGSDENIMFVAGATHPELFSEIRKIVPDNFLLIPGVGAQGGDLEKISKYALNKDVGVLVNVSRGIIFPKDENDFPNNVRKSAEFYQNEMKKYI from the coding sequence ATGAAAAAAAAAGAATTAACAAAACAAATTAGAGAAAAGAAATCATACTTATGTATTGGATTAGATACTGATTTAAAACGAATCCCTTCGCAATTTTTGAAAACAGATGATCCGATTTTTGAATTTAACAAAGTAATAATTGATAATACAAAAGATCTTTGTGTAGCCTACAAAATGAACATTGCTTTTTACGAATCACTTGGGTACAAAGGTTGGCAATCTCTTCAAAAAACCGTAGAATACATTCCCGATAATATTTTTACAATTGCTGATGCAAAAAGAGGTGATATTGGAAATACATCAAAACAATACGCTAAAACATTTTTCGAAACTTATGATTTTGATGCAATTACCGTTTCACCTTATATGGGTGAAGATTCCATTTCTCCATTTCTTGAATTTGATAATAAATGGGTAATTATTTTAGGAGTAACATCCAACAAAGGCTCTAATGATTTTCAGATGTTGAAAACAGATGGCAAATATATTTATGAAAAAGTTTTAGAAACATCTGCAAAATGGGGAAGTGATGAAAATATTATGTTTGTTGCAGGTGCTACTCATCCTGAATTATTTTCTGAAATAAGGAAAATAGTTCCCGACAACTTTTTATTAATTCCCGGTGTTGGTGCTCAAGGTGGTGATCTTGAAAAAATATCCAAATATGCATTAAACAAAGATGTTGGAGTATTAGTAAATGTTTCGCGTGGAATTATTTTTCCAAAAGATGAAAATGATTTTCCAAATAACGTTAGGAAAAGTGCAGAATTCTATCAAAATGAAATGAAAAAATATATTTAA
- a CDS encoding acyl transferase, with the protein MDFLKDYKNKIFFENIKNFNELALELFKFQAETNKIYKRYIQYLCLNPADIKRIEDIPFLPVQFFKEHKILCEGVDYQTIFESSGTSNLNPSKHFISDVEIYKKSLHKSFELFFGNINDYIILALLPSYLESKNSSLIFMVKELIKASNDNRSGFYLYNYKDLYSLINSLSKGKKKIFLLGVSFALLEFAQKYNVDMHNSVVMETGGMKGRGKELPREELHKILCKSFNKKEIQSEYGMTELLSQSYSMGKGIFKSPPWKKILIRNIYDPFEMLEANKSGGINVIDLANIASCAFIETSDIGVLQENNTFKVLGRIDNSDIRGCNLMLEM; encoded by the coding sequence ATGGACTTTTTAAAAGATTATAAAAATAAGATATTTTTTGAGAATATTAAAAATTTTAATGAATTAGCTTTGGAATTATTCAAATTTCAGGCTGAAACCAATAAAATTTACAAACGATACATTCAATATTTATGCCTCAATCCTGCTGATATCAAAAGAATTGAAGATATTCCATTTTTGCCTGTACAATTTTTTAAAGAACATAAAATTTTATGTGAAGGAGTAGATTATCAAACTATTTTTGAAAGTAGTGGCACATCAAATTTAAATCCTTCAAAACATTTTATCTCTGATGTAGAAATTTATAAAAAAAGTTTGCACAAAAGTTTTGAGCTGTTTTTTGGGAACATCAATGATTATATAATTCTTGCTTTATTACCTTCTTATCTTGAAAGTAAAAACTCTTCTTTAATATTTATGGTAAAAGAACTAATAAAAGCTTCAAATGATAATCGTAGTGGTTTTTATTTATATAATTATAAGGATTTGTATTCTTTAATAAATTCATTATCAAAAGGAAAAAAGAAAATATTTTTATTAGGTGTAAGCTTTGCATTGCTTGAGTTTGCTCAAAAATATAATGTTGATATGCACAATTCCGTTGTGATGGAAACAGGTGGAATGAAGGGAAGGGGAAAGGAGTTGCCCCGAGAAGAATTGCATAAAATTTTATGTAAAAGTTTTAACAAAAAAGAAATTCAATCGGAATATGGAATGACAGAATTACTTTCTCAATCCTATTCAATGGGCAAAGGGATTTTTAAAAGCCCTCCATGGAAAAAAATTCTTATTCGCAATATTTATGATCCTTTCGAAATGCTTGAGGCAAATAAAAGTGGTGGTATAAATGTTATTGATCTTGCTAATATTGCTTCTTGTGCATTTATTGAAACAAGTGATATTGGTGTATTGCAAGAAAATAATACATTTAAAGTGTTAGGAAGAATTGATAACTCCGATATTAGAGGATGTAATTTGATGCTTGAGATGTAA
- a CDS encoding aspartyl protease family protein, translated as MKSLRKVLSVFTLLIFIALMSIGIIGCKSKKNVEEVKMVETIPFELIDGIIILDVKINKTVDAKFIFDSGEESMTLDPKLVKKLKLKNVDTKELLGMASSKYVPIYNYLSVSLGDFTIDSIQGGAIDLSAQTKMLGTQIDGLVGYEILNKYVCEINYDKQIIKLSKTLETDVSDYTQKPLFASDKLPVLNNCKSVFQDSFELTGNFVLDFGANTTVIMNTLVATENGLYDRIGKNFHSGNVSTTGRHQTHTGRLKTFTFADYTFNSTAVSLGTSYSGFLGKMGYTGLLGNGFLKRFNTIYDLPSRKIYFKPSKYFNDKPIVNCTGISLKSNLSFDSVFVSKVYENTVGYNAGIKANDQLLRINAEDVSKYKLNELKEILNKAGEKVKLEFKREDKEYEVNLTLEEII; from the coding sequence ATGAAAAGTTTAAGAAAAGTATTATCGGTTTTTACACTTCTGATTTTTATAGCACTAATGTCAATAGGTATAATAGGATGCAAATCCAAAAAAAATGTTGAAGAAGTAAAAATGGTTGAAACAATTCCATTTGAACTAATTGATGGAATTATTATTTTGGATGTAAAAATTAATAAAACTGTTGATGCTAAGTTTATTTTTGATTCTGGGGAAGAAAGTATGACCTTAGATCCAAAATTGGTAAAAAAACTAAAACTCAAAAATGTTGATACTAAAGAGTTGCTTGGAATGGCTTCAAGTAAATATGTTCCTATTTATAATTATTTAAGTGTTTCTCTTGGAGATTTTACAATTGATAGTATTCAAGGTGGTGCGATTGATCTTAGTGCACAAACAAAAATGCTGGGTACTCAGATTGATGGACTTGTTGGTTATGAGATTTTAAATAAATATGTTTGTGAAATAAATTACGATAAGCAAATTATAAAATTAAGTAAAACACTGGAAACAGATGTAAGTGATTATACTCAAAAACCTCTTTTTGCCAGTGATAAATTACCTGTTTTAAATAACTGTAAATCTGTTTTTCAGGATAGCTTTGAGTTAACAGGGAATTTTGTTCTTGATTTTGGTGCTAATACTACAGTTATAATGAATACTTTAGTAGCTACTGAAAATGGATTATATGATAGAATTGGTAAAAACTTCCATTCAGGGAATGTGTCCACTACAGGAAGACATCAAACACATACGGGAAGACTTAAAACTTTTACTTTTGCCGATTATACCTTTAATAGTACTGCCGTTTCTCTTGGAACTTCATATTCGGGATTTTTAGGGAAGATGGGTTATACAGGACTACTTGGTAATGGATTTTTAAAACGATTTAATACAATTTATGACCTTCCTTCAAGAAAAATATATTTTAAACCAAGCAAATATTTTAATGATAAACCTATTGTTAATTGTACAGGTATTTCTTTAAAATCAAATTTGAGTTTTGATAGTGTTTTTGTTAGTAAAGTTTATGAAAACACTGTTGGATACAATGCAGGAATCAAAGCGAATGATCAGCTTTTGAGAATAAATGCTGAGGATGTTAGTAAGTACAAATTAAATGAATTAAAAGAAATTCTAAACAAAGCCGGAGAAAAGGTGAAGTTGGAATTTAAAAGAGAAGATAAGGAATATGAAGTGAACCTTACTTTGGAAGAAATTATTTAG
- a CDS encoding T9SS type A sorting domain-containing protein, whose protein sequence is MKTKSLIIASLIGLTIISGIVLKNSFINTNQTNINNKGQSISDAIKYSQTLKADLNTGEINPEYVLKARKDLSLMKQYRSGLNLDWEIKGPDNIGGRTRTLVIDKDNTKILYTGGVSGGFYKSINGGQSWQRKEYEANLGGLVISSIAQASDGTLYFGTGELYFNLMSGSGGNMRSGSMGGGIYKSTDKGETWDFLNSTDASKPGNTEWENIQDIVCGNGDVVYAGSSQGLMKSTDGGDNWTRLALPDGYSSAVIFDIEKNGNTMFVAAYRSHRCKIYKSTDEENFSLVGDGIISTNQARVSITISQSNPDYVYVVGASNGAGGYQTYAMEGIYKSTDNGENWVKIVNGNSEAEVFGRFGHYQGQYDQCIAVDPTDENRIFVGGVDMYTLNDGMWYKSASTSEFNDNDKKIKNPYYVHADKHNIFFDTKSTPNKMYIVTDGGIYFSTNFTNKYPTYGSLNVNYITTQFYAVAAHTDGSIIGGTQDNGSIRIEKDGLTGISGKEILGGDGFYTEISKYNSSVCFYESQYGDINRSQNKGKDDDNDFMDDIDIMTSHYNFNTPFRLWEDTIHYDTFGTSYDTTVFYSKFFVAAYDNNVNKNGVWMTENATDFKIDTIKWFHISEGMGGFEPQCLEYTPDGNTIFIGGNVGSTGRLYRITGIKGVKYEFDAGGNFDPTAKGITTELVGSWSNRTVTGLGISPSYPNTVVATLGNYVSSSYDHVYLSNNALDSASKVSFVSIQGNLPYFPVYDAAINSFTTNQDTIIIATDYGIFATVNGGNTWSEENNGMDRSPVYMLRQVLYQYSWGAEYMFYAATHGMGIYGTQTLAPDIGVNKNIYISKATMTVYPNPAINHTNLIIKSDKVQNVKTYIYNINGQIVKSFNIKLSNTENNIRINTSSLRKGTYIVKTVGENIDLTSKFIVIK, encoded by the coding sequence AAGGATTTAAGCCTAATGAAGCAATACCGTAGTGGTCTTAACCTTGACTGGGAAATAAAAGGTCCTGATAACATTGGCGGTAGAACCAGAACATTAGTAATTGATAAAGACAATACAAAAATCTTATATACTGGGGGTGTATCAGGAGGTTTTTACAAATCCATAAATGGTGGACAGTCTTGGCAAAGAAAAGAATATGAGGCAAATTTAGGTGGATTAGTAATTTCCTCAATAGCCCAAGCTTCTGATGGCACTTTATATTTTGGAACAGGAGAACTATATTTCAATCTTATGAGTGGCTCAGGTGGAAATATGAGGTCAGGTAGCATGGGTGGAGGTATTTACAAGTCAACTGACAAAGGAGAAACATGGGATTTCCTTAATTCAACAGATGCATCAAAACCAGGCAACACTGAATGGGAAAATATTCAAGATATTGTTTGTGGCAATGGAGATGTTGTTTATGCAGGATCTTCACAAGGACTTATGAAATCAACAGATGGAGGTGATAATTGGACAAGATTAGCACTACCTGATGGATATTCATCAGCAGTAATATTTGATATTGAAAAAAACGGTAACACAATGTTCGTTGCTGCTTATAGAAGTCACAGATGTAAAATATATAAATCAACAGATGAAGAAAATTTCTCTCTCGTTGGCGATGGTATAATTTCAACAAATCAAGCACGAGTTTCTATTACAATTTCACAATCTAATCCTGATTATGTTTATGTTGTAGGAGCATCAAATGGTGCAGGCGGTTATCAAACTTATGCAATGGAAGGAATTTACAAGTCAACAGACAATGGAGAAAATTGGGTAAAAATTGTAAATGGAAATTCCGAAGCGGAAGTTTTCGGACGATTTGGTCATTACCAAGGACAATATGATCAATGCATAGCTGTTGACCCCACTGATGAAAATAGAATATTTGTTGGTGGTGTTGATATGTACACTCTAAATGATGGAATGTGGTACAAATCAGCAAGTACATCAGAATTTAATGATAATGACAAAAAAATAAAAAATCCATATTATGTTCATGCAGATAAACATAATATATTTTTTGACACAAAGTCAACACCAAATAAAATGTACATTGTTACTGATGGTGGTATTTATTTTTCAACCAATTTTACAAATAAATATCCTACTTATGGTTCATTGAATGTCAATTATATTACCACGCAATTTTACGCTGTTGCTGCACATACAGATGGCTCAATTATAGGTGGAACACAAGACAATGGAAGTATCAGAATTGAAAAAGACGGACTTACAGGAATCTCAGGAAAAGAGATACTCGGGGGTGATGGTTTTTACACCGAAATATCAAAATATAATAGTAGTGTTTGTTTTTATGAATCACAATATGGTGACATAAACAGGTCTCAAAATAAAGGAAAAGATGATGATAATGACTTTATGGATGATATTGATATTATGACATCACATTACAATTTCAACACTCCATTTAGATTGTGGGAAGATACAATACATTATGACACATTTGGAACTTCTTATGATACCACAGTTTTTTATTCAAAATTCTTTGTTGCTGCTTACGATAACAATGTTAACAAAAATGGTGTATGGATGACAGAAAATGCTACTGATTTTAAAATCGATACTATAAAATGGTTTCATATTTCAGAAGGCATGGGAGGTTTTGAACCACAATGCTTAGAATATACTCCTGACGGAAATACAATTTTTATTGGTGGAAATGTTGGTAGTACAGGAAGACTTTACAGAATTACAGGAATAAAAGGTGTAAAATATGAGTTTGATGCAGGAGGAAATTTTGACCCTACCGCTAAAGGAATAACAACAGAACTTGTTGGGAGTTGGTCAAACAGAACAGTAACAGGATTGGGCATTTCTCCTTCATATCCAAACACAGTAGTTGCAACCTTAGGTAACTATGTTAGTAGCAGTTATGATCATGTTTACCTATCAAACAATGCTCTTGATAGTGCTTCAAAGGTAAGTTTTGTTTCAATACAGGGTAACCTTCCATATTTCCCTGTCTATGATGCGGCAATAAATTCATTTACAACTAACCAAGATACAATAATAATTGCAACTGATTATGGTATTTTTGCAACTGTAAATGGTGGTAACACATGGTCAGAAGAAAACAATGGAATGGACAGAAGCCCCGTTTACATGCTCCGACAAGTATTGTATCAATACAGTTGGGGTGCAGAATATATGTTTTATGCAGCAACTCACGGAATGGGAATTTATGGAACACAAACTCTTGCACCAGATATAGGTGTTAATAAAAACATATATATTTCAAAAGCTACAATGACTGTTTATCCTAACCCTGCAATAAATCACACAAACTTGATAATAAAATCAGACAAAGTTCAAAATGTAAAAACATATATTTACAACATCAATGGACAAATAGTAAAAAGCTTTAACATAAAATTATCGAATACAGAAAATAATATAAGAATTAACACAAGCTCACTAAGAAAAGGTACTTATATTGTTAAAACTGTTGGAGAGAACATTGATTTAACAAGTAAATTTATTGTAATAAAATAA